In Juglans microcarpa x Juglans regia isolate MS1-56 chromosome 4S, Jm3101_v1.0, whole genome shotgun sequence, a single window of DNA contains:
- the LOC121263340 gene encoding uncharacterized protein LOC121263340: MLSSPALAEVQYVRAKTSVWWDIENCSVPKGSDAHAIAQNISSALAKMNYCGPVSIYTYGDTNGIPASVQQALSSTGIALNHVPAGVKDASDKKILVDMLFWAVDNPAPANFMLISGDRDFSNALHQLRMRRYNILLAQPQKASAPLIAAAKTVWLWTSLSAGGHPLLSGESSQFANGHHNSTSSSETHSSGNQRPSSSARAGDNKSKGKNGRKATNQSSTSWASSVPASTQESKNNDYPYQRERTEPNQFKKAPRIDPVVSVNSHSQGGFRPNAPPRHDGPGLFPVRHTSMPESPGYPQNPPPNGHHRRGEEFRPNSTESPYPARVNVTQKGHGQTFHHRDTMSNRYPRGPGYRPPANR; encoded by the exons ATGCTGTCGTCCCCAGCGTTGGCGGAGGTGCAGTACGTCAGGGCCAAGACGTCGGTGTGGTGGGACATAGAGAACTGCTCAGTTCCCAAGGGCAGCGACGCGCACGCGATTGCCCAGAACATCAGCTCCGCGCTTGCCAAGATGAATTACTGTGGTCCCGTCTCCATCTACACCTATGGCGACACCAACGGGATCCCTGCATCTGTCCAACAAGCCCTCTCCAGCACCGGCATCGCCCTCAACCACGTCCCAGCCG GTGTGAAAGATGCTAGTGACAAGAAGATATTAGTCGATATGCTGTTCTGGGCAGTAGACAACCCTGCCCCTGCAAACTTTATGCTAATTTCGGGAGACAGAGATTTCTCTAATGCGCTCCATCAACTGCGCATGAGGAGGTATAACATACTTCTAGCGCAGCCGCAAAAAGCATCCGCACCCCTGATTGCTGCAGCGAAGACTGTGTGGCTTTGGACTAGCCTCTCTGCCGGAGGACACCCACTTTTGAGTGGTGAATCATCACAGTTCGCTAATGGTCATCATAACTCTACTAGCAGTTCTGAAACCCATTCTTCTGGAAATCAAAGGCCTTCCAGTAGTGCAAGGGCTGGTGATAACAAAAGTAAGGGGAAGAATGGTCGAAAAGCCACAAATCAGTCAAGCACGTCATGGGCCTCAAGCGTGCCAGCTTCAACTCAAGAGAGTAAAAACAATGATTATCCTTACCAACGGGAACGTACAGAACCCAACCAGTTTAAGAAAGCCCCACGTATTGATCCAGTAGTCTCAGTAAATTCTCATAGTCAGGGTGGTTTTCGCCCAAATGCTCCTCCTAGACATGATGGCCCCGGGCTTTTTCCAGTTCGACACACAAGTATGCCTGAATCACCCGGCTATCCTCAAAATCCTCCTCCTAATGGCCATCATCGACGTGGAGAAGAATTTAGGCCTAACTCTACTGAATCTCCATACCCAGCTCGCGTAAATGTAACACAAAAGGGCCATGGCCAGACATTTCATCATCGTGATACTATGAGCAACAGGTATCCTCGCGGACCTGGATATCGACCACCAGCAAACAGATAA